GATGATGCCGCGCTCGGAGTGGCGGACGAGTGCCTTGTGGTCGGGGGTGAGCGACCTGACCGTCTTCTCGTCGGCGAGCTCGACCAGCAGGTCGCCGACGTTCCGGCCCGTGTCGTACGCGAGGAGGGGCTCGGCGCCCAGGGCCTCTGCGATGCCGTCGGGAATCTCGGCCGCGGTGAGCGGGGCGGTCGGGAAGTCGAGGGTGAGGGTGCCGTCCTCGTGCGCGGTCGCGGTGAGCACGCCGCTGCGGGTCGTGAAGCGGACGGTGCCGGAGGCGGCGCCGGTGGCGTGGAGGACGTGCGCCGTGGCCAAAGTGGCATGGCCGCAGAGGTCGACCTCGGTGGCGGGCGTGAACCAGCGCAGCGCCCAGTCGGCGTCCCCGCCCGGGGGCAGCGGGTGGGCGAAGGCGGTCTCGGCGTGGTTGACCTCCTTGGCCACGTTCTGCAGCCAGGTGTCGTCGGGGAAGGCGTCGAGGAGCAGGACTCCGGCCGGGTTGCCGGCGAAGGGGCGGTCCGTGAAGGCGTCGACGACGCGGATGCGGTGGGAAGTCGGCATGCGTTTCACGGTAGAGGGGTGCGGAGGGCGCCGGGTAAGGCCAATTCGGGATCGCTGGACTGGTTGGGGAGGGTGATTGGCCCTCATGGTGGGGCGGGCAGGCATAGGCCGCGAGGCTTGCTCGCGGCACACGCCTGCCTCCCTGGCGGTGGATCAGGTGGTGATGGTCGCCACGGGCTCGACGCCGTAGTTGCGCGCGTAGCCGTTCTCGGTGCCGACGATGAGGTCGACCACCTCGAAGTAGCGGTCCCAGAACGGGGTTTCGCGGAGCGCGTCGATCAGGACCTGGTAGGCGCTGTGGCTGTCCGCCTCCCAGACCCAGACGTCGGTGACGCGCGCGGAGTAGAACTCCGTGTCGTAGAAGCGGGAGCGGACCCCGGACGTCTTCTCCTTGACCAAGGGGACGATGTCGGTGTTGAAGGCCTCGATCCGCTGTTCGACGGTCATGGCCAGCCATTCGGGGTTGGTCTTGACGAGCATGAACGCCGTGACCGGCGTCTGAGTCGTGGTCTCCGTTGTGGTGACGGACATGGGGTGCCTTTCCTGCGGGGCGGACTGGGCGTGGTTCAGGCGATGACGGCGGGCTTGAGCACGCGGGCGCACCACTCCTCGAAGGTGGTGCTCGCGGGATGGGCGGACGCATCGGTGCGCGAGGCGCCCGCGTCCAGCCCGTCGTCCTTGGCCCGC
The window above is part of the Streptomyces venezuelae genome. Proteins encoded here:
- a CDS encoding PhzF family phenazine biosynthesis protein; translation: MPTSHRIRVVDAFTDRPFAGNPAGVLLLDAFPDDTWLQNVAKEVNHAETAFAHPLPPGGDADWALRWFTPATEVDLCGHATLATAHVLHATGAASGTVRFTTRSGVLTATAHEDGTLTLDFPTAPLTAAEIPDGIAEALGAEPLLAYDTGRNVGDLLVELADEKTVRSLTPDHKALVRHSERGIIATARAEGPARGYDFVSRCFFPRVGIDEDPVTGSAHTALAPFWSERLGRAELTGLQASARTGLVRTRVQGDRTLLTGRAVTVIEGELFA
- a CDS encoding darcynin family protein, which translates into the protein MSVTTTETTTQTPVTAFMLVKTNPEWLAMTVEQRIEAFNTDIVPLVKEKTSGVRSRFYDTEFYSARVTDVWVWEADSHSAYQVLIDALRETPFWDRYFEVVDLIVGTENGYARNYGVEPVATITT